The genomic segment CGACGGCTCACCATTCGCCGAACGGGCGCTTCCCACCGCGCTCGATCTCGCCGCGCGTCACGGTGCCCGGATTGAACTCATTGGCGTGCATCAGCCGGCGCTTCCGGTGCGCGGTGGACAGGGTGCGGTCGTATTCGATCAACGTTTCGACGCCGAGTTGCGGGCGGGAGTCCGTCAGTACTTGCATGACACGGTGGTCAAACTACGCGCAGCACACCCGTCCCTCGACTTCGGATCGCAACGTCTCGATGGCACGCCGGCACCGGCCATCGCCGAATATGCACGGTCCGAACATGCGGATCTCGTGGTGCTCGCCTCTCACGGCCGAGGTGGCCCGGCTCGATGGATGATGGGCAG from the Gemmatimonadaceae bacterium genome contains:
- a CDS encoding universal stress protein produces the protein MQRILVPLDGSPFAERALPTALDLAARHGARIELIGVHQPALPVRGGQGAVVFDQRFDAELRAGVRQYLHDTVVKLRAAHPSLDFGSQRLDGTPAPAIAEYARSEHADLVVLASHGRGGPARWMMGSVADQLVRSLTIPVLVVRAEDKATVTPDMTVRSSACSWPWTAHRKAKALWQWPCALSTTPTPPSPC